Proteins encoded by one window of Halichondria panicea chromosome 8, odHalPani1.1, whole genome shotgun sequence:
- the LOC135339592 gene encoding corrinoid adenosyltransferase MMAB-like produces MLSLLHRTVCARSASSRRLLELSRRLSDDSAPTKLRVYTRTGDKGVTSTFSGQRLPKTDVIFEALGANDELSSYVGLAREYCLDLEETVDLTFGSPAAPLTEILQEIQSLLQDVGSHMATPRDKATPKKRALTDFSESHVTKLETLINAMDDHLPELKNFILPSGGKSSAHLHVARTICRRAERRVVPLYVSGQVDHTVAKYLNRLSDFLFTAARFTAHREGKNEVVYQKVK; encoded by the exons ATGCTTTCTCTCCTTCATAGGACTGTGTGTGCAAGATCTGCAAGCTCCAGGAGACTGCTAGAGCTCAGTAGGAGGCTCAGTGATGACTCTGCACCTACCAAACTGAGGGTCTACACCAGAACAGGGGATAAAG GTGTCACCAGTACCTTCTCCGGACAGCGGCTTCCCAAGACAGACGTGATTTTCGAGGCACTGGGAGCAAACGATGAGCTCAGCTCTTACGTCGG GCTGGCTCGAGAGTATTGTCTGGATTTGGAGGAGACAGTTGACCTCACTTTTGGTTCCCCAGCTGCCCCTCTGACGGAGATTCTACAGGAG ATTCAAAGTTTGTTACAAGATGTTGGATCTCACATGGCTACTCCAAGAGATAAAGCAACTCCGAAAAAGAGAG CTCTGACAGACTTCAGTGAGAGTCATGTGACCAAGTTAGAGACGTTGATCAATGCAATGGACGATCATCTTCCTGAACTCAAGAACTTTATTTTACCT tCGGGAGGAAAAAGCAGTGCCCATCTCCACGTGGCCAGAACTATCTGTAGACGAGCAGAAAGAAG GGTGGTCCCCCTCTATGTGTCCGGGCAAGTTGACCATACAGTGGCTAAATACTTGAACAG GCTGAGTGATTTCTTGTTCACTGCTGCAAGGTTCACTGCACATAGAGAAGGGAAGAACGAAGTTGTGTATCAGAAAGTGAAATAA
- the LOC135339579 gene encoding uncharacterized protein LOC135339579 yields the protein MDTYSPTSSKKSKVTLTNWVRLNNAPLLLPRASAVQWNDYVFVLARDGTALLYHSKHNMWSMVSKSPYTSVNLAPALTLHNSRILTMSVNGEVSTFDSQLCQWTMVKDMNMSEGRGPRIIASDNNILYSVVDFKSQVQQQHVIGGIRLVGGGGLQLGGGLYQQASECTVFSYDPSSKWEKICEIGSSPLKSAAVVGRTLFVQAGEKMFKLTMPAQLKMATNQKIDDFSKPITTGLNFGFPPPQRLLHSATACASPTYAGSTLHAIKDTLFSFGGRDGDNQPTSDVLRYNPDTDTWESAGYMRSCRYNVAVATAQDTTMDVIVLGGSLGSSAHIMTQRLNPPSEHVVQSQPCSGLQLGTSPPPSPPTWDNKTSIIEKCTFN from the coding sequence ATGGATACATACTCTCCAACCTCCTCCAAGAAATCGAAGGTGACTCTGACCAACTGGGTACGCCTGAACAacgcccccctcctcctaCCGAGAGCATCAGCCGTCCAATGGAATGACTACGTCTTCGTGCTAGCTAGAGATGGTACAGCACTTCTCTACCACAGCAAACACAACATGTGGTCCATGGTGTCTAAATCACCCTATACAAGTGTCAACCTTGCCCCGGCCTTGACTCTCCATAACAGCAGAATTCTCACGATGTCTGTGAATGGAGAAGTGTCTACCTTTGATTCCCAACTATGCCAGTGGACAATGGTTAAAGATATGAATATGTCCGAGGGGAGGGGACCACGAATCATTGCCAGTGACAACAACATTCTCTACTCTGTTGTCGACTTCAAATCACAAGTGCAGCAGCAACATGTAATAGGAGGGATACGGCTAGTAGGAGGAGGAGGGCTACAGCTAGGAGGAGGGCTGTACCAACAAGCTAGCGAGTGCACTGTATTCTCGTATGATCCAAGCTCTAAGTGGGAGAAGATCTGTGAGATTGGATCAAGCCCTCTCAAATCTGCAGCAGTGGTTGGTAGAACCTTGTTTGTTCAAGCTGGAGAGAAGATGTTCAAATTGACTATGCCAGCACAACTAAAAATGGCTACAAATCAAAAAATTGACGACTTTTCAAAGCCAATAACTACTGGGCTCAACTTCGGTTTCCCACCTCCACAACGACTACTACATTCCGCGACAGCCTGTGCCAGTCCTACGTACGCGGGATCAACTCTCCATGCTATTAaagatactctcttctctttCGGAGGGCGGGACGGGGACAACCAACCAACATCTGACGTGTTACGATATAACCCCGACACTGACACCTGGGAGAGTGCCGGCTACATGAGGAGCTGTAGATATAATGTTGCTGTGGCAACCGCACAAGATACGACAATGGATGTGATTGTGCTAGGAGGAAGCCTCGGAAGCAGCGCGCACATCATGACGCAACGACTGAACCCGCCAAGTGAACATGTAGTACAAAGTCAACCATGTAGTGGTTTACAGTTGGGGACCTCTCCACCTCCCTCCCCTCCTACCTGGGACAACAAGACTAGCATCATAGAGAAATGCACATTCAACTAA
- the LOC135339599 gene encoding late histone H2B.L4-like encodes MPGKVASKKGEKKAAIKSKPSGEKKTRRKSRKESYSIYIYKVLKQVHPDTGISSKAMSIMNSFVNDIFERVATESSRLAHYNKKHTVSSREIQTAVRLHLPGELSKHAVSEGTKAVTKYTSSK; translated from the coding sequence ATGCCTGGAAAAGTAGCATCCAAGAAAGGAGAGAAAAAGGCTGCCATCAAGAGCAAGCCGAGTGGTGAAAAGAAAACCCGAAGAAAGTCTCGCAAAGAAAGCTATTCTATCTACATCTACAAAGTTCTGAAGCAAGTCCACCCCGATACTGGCATCTCTTCCAAGGCTATGAGCATCATGAACTCATTTGTTAACGATATCTTTGAGAGAGTAGCGACTGAATCATCACGTCTGGCCCACTACAACAAGAAACACACAGTCTCTAGCAGGGAGATACAAACTGCAGTCAGACTACACCTCCCTGGAGAACTGTCTAAGCATGCCGTCTCTGAGGGTACCAAGGCTGTCACCAAGTACACAAGCAGCAAATAA
- the LOC135339597 gene encoding histone H2A-like, which translates to MSGRGKGGKARAKSKTRSARAGLQFPVGRVHRLLRNGNYAERIGAGAPVYLAAVMEYLAAEILELAGNAARDNKKQRINPRHLQLAIRNDEELNKLLAGVTIAQGGVLPNIQAVLLPKKSKEGGKKSSQSVEY; encoded by the coding sequence ATGTCTGGACGTGGAAAAGGAGGCAAAGCTCGTGCAAAGTCTAAGACTCGATCTGCCAGAGCTGGACTGCAGTTCCCTGTTGGACGTGTTCACAGACTTCTCAGGAATGGTAACTATGCCGAGAGAATTGGAGCTGGTGCACCTGTCTATCTCGCTGCTGTTATGGAGTACTTGGCTGCTGAGATCCTTGAGCTGGCTGGAAATGCTGCCCGTGACAACAAGAAACAGAGAATCAATCCGAGACATCTTCAGTTGGCCATCAGGAATGATGAAGAACTGAACAAACTCTTGGCTGGAGTGACTATTGCTCAGGGTGGTGTCCTCCCTAACATCCAAGCTGTTCTATTGCCCAAGAAGTCCAAGGAGGGTGGCAAGAAGAGTTCTCAGAGTGTGGAGTACTGA
- the LOC135339553 gene encoding two pore channel protein 1-like, with protein MAMPRFLYSVTASMLKAPLLNENTSDDELELALSADQNPPSEDHSDRFDQEVVLSPIEIEKTKSDIYTSARLAAAGIPDPINEEDGPNEYYDPIEDDDEQLLGVSSRGHAVNAPEGGHGAYKEISYNYQMRSSPRPSSTVSVGDDAILYKNDRTRTKHEDAALYVREGEDNDKLYQHPRGKWSKRAYQVLHSTVYHVFNLCVCTLLLFLALMEHPYLGEEANLPESTLVTVIVVHALLEIFLLSLLWLDMVLRFLWFRPKNFFTHKRTLLILVVLVVMSVEAVVVLARQQNHIRITRALRPIFLVDTYLMHGVRRVLRQIFLCIRPILDVIVLLILSLVLFSLLGYLIFAELDITYFESFKRTLVSFFIASTTANYPDIWLEAYIRQPASALFFILYIIVMVYFISNVLLAVVYSSFSEADKNKFKKLFLHKRDALRHAYNVLATSLDGIKFHDFLLFMHKYRPRIPEWQVMCIFKVLHSGRRISTSSDDDDEGVKDLSLEQFYGFYEVFNLKWKRVSSEGEELTWFQHSRPSIKIPAKIVHKIVKSNLFNFVINMLLVANLIFLVSYTYFIDKTDVSNRFFILNNVVAVSLVFVCIYVLEICLRIFGLGLYNYFRKPQNILDTLVIFTSFVLLILEAVSPAHSALAVFRPVKFIRLLRLKRRYRDIINTLYVLSRRLISVGLLLLVVYYAFAIIGMEFLSDTVFEGCCNESMYGVGEYYSGMNETNSNFTINVYYILNFNNVLRSYVTLFVLMVINNWFIIMEGFASTSPNGWLVRIYFMSFYVITLMVLQVIISFIVEAFVFKIQAKERRRRCHKHPDQYCECHKENEGKKVANIKLIKADIDKLRYEMTYSDQTEGVTSLNKWIRHRRRVNLDSLTDTQSLFGGLGIYLAYTGRRLRTKDDIHLLMYRSELVHWIQEKDQEMDREAGKLEEVKKGKASWRKSCGVAWKYLKSGLLYIVE; from the exons ATGGCTATGCCAAGATTCCTATACAGTGTCACCGCCTCCATGCTGAAAGCACCACTACTGAATGAGAACACAAGTGATGATGAATTAGAGCTGGCATTATCAGCAGATCAAAACCCACCCTCTGAAGATCATAGTGACAGATTCGACCAAGAGGTCGTACTGAGCCCCATAGAAATTGAAAAGACGAAATCAGATATTTACACATCTGCTCGATTAGCTGCGGCTGGAATTCCCGATCCTATTAACGAAGAAGATGGTCCTAACGAATATTATGATCCTATCGAAGATGACGATGAACAGCTGTTAGGTGTGTCTAGTCGTGGGCACGCTGTGAACGCCCCAGAGGGAGGACACGGGGCCTACAAAGAGATTTCATACAATTATCAAATGAGGTCTTCCCCTCGTCCCTCCAGTACAG tgtctGTTGGTGATGATGCTATTCTGTACAAGAATGACAGGACTAGAACTAAGCACGAG gATGCAGCCCTGTACGTGAGAGAAGGTGAAGACAACGACAAACTCTACCAGCACCCCCGGGGGAAATGGTCCAAGCGTGCGTACCAGGTCCTCCACAGCACAGTGTACCATGTGTTcaacctctgtgtgtgtactctacTACTGTTCCTAGCACTCATGGAGCACCCCTATCTAGGGGAAGAGGCTAACCTGCCGGAGAGCACCCTCGTTACCGTCATTGTG GTACACGCTCTGCTGGAGATCTTCCTGCTGTCCCTCCTCTGGCTGGACATGGTGCTCAGGTTCCTCTGGTTCAGACCAAAAAACTTCTTCACTCACAAGAGAACTTTGCTCATT CTTGTTGTGCTGGTGGTGATGAGTGTGGAGGCCGTAGTAGTGTTGGCACGACAACAAAATCACATTCGGATCACACGAGCACTGAGACCAATCTTTCTAGTTGACACTTACCTCATGCACGGAGTCCGAAG agtccTGCGCCAGATATTCCTATGTATTCGACCCATCTTGGATGTGATAGTTCTCCTCATTCTATCTCTAGTGCTCTTCTCCCTACTAG GCTATCTCATCTTTGCTGAGCTGGACATTACG TACTTTGAGAGCTTCAAGAGAACTCTGGTCAGCTTCTTCATCGCCTCAACCACTGCAAA CTATCCGGATATCTGGTTAGAGGCATACATTCGACAACCAGCCTCCGCTCTGTTCTTCATCCTCTACATTATCGTCATGGTCTACTTCATCTCCAATGTG CTGTTAGCTGTCGTGTACAGTAGCTTCAGTGAAGCTGACAAGAATAAATTCAAGAAGCTGTTCTTGCACAAAAG ggatgcTCTTCGTCATGCCTACAATGTCCTGGCCACCTCCCTGGATGGTATCAAGTTCCATGACTTCCTACTCTTCATGCACAAGTACAGACCTCGTATAC ccgagTGGCAGGTCATGTGTATATTCAAGGTCCTGCACAGTGGCCGCCGTATCTCTACCAGCAGTGATGATGACGACGAGGGAGTCAAGGATCTCAGCCTGGAGCAGTTCTATGGGTTCTACGAGGTCTTCAACCTCAAGTGGAAGCGG GTATCCTCGGAGGGGGAGGAGCTGACATGGTTTCAACACTCTCGTCCTTCCATTAAAATCCCTGCAAAAA ttgtgcACAAGATTGTCAAGAGCAATCTATTCAACTTTGTCATCA ATATGTTATTGGTAGCTAACCTCATCTTTCTGGTTTCCTACACTTACTTCATTGACA AGACAGACGTTAGCAATCGTTTCTTCATTCTCAACAACGTGGTGGCTGTCTCTCTCGTCTTTGTTTGCA TTTATGTTCTGGAGATTTGCCTGAGGATATTTGGACTGGGCCTGTACAACTACTTCAGAAAACCACAAAACAT ATTGGACACTCTGGTCATCTTCACAAGCTTTGTGCTACTGATCTTAGAGGCTgttagccccgcccactctgCACTAGCCGTCTTCCGTCCTGTAAAATTTATTCGTCTTCTTCGTCTGAAACGTCGTTACCGTGACATCATCAACACCCTCTACGTGCTTAGCAGACGACTTATTAGTGTCGGACTTCTTCTACTCGTCGTTTATTACGCTTTTGCCATAATTGGAATGGAATTTTTAAGTGACACAGTTTTTGAAGGTTGCTG CAACGAGAGCATGTACGGCGTGGGCGAGTATTATAGCGGAATGAACGAGACCAACTCAAACTTCACGATCAACGTTTACTACATCCTCAACTTTAACAATGTTCTCAGGAGCTATG TGACTCTGTTTGTGCTCATGGTGATCAACAACTGGTTCATTATCATG GAGGGCTTTGCCTCCACCTCCCCCAATGGTTGGCTGGTACGGATCTACTTCATGAGTTTCTACGTCATCACTCTG ATGGTGCTACAAGTGATCATCTCGTTCATTGTTGAGGCCTTTGTGTTCAAGATCCAGGCCAAGGAGAGAAGACGACGCTGCCACAAGCACCCTGACCAGTACTGTGAATGTCACAAAG AAAACGAAGGCAAGAAAGTGGCCAATATCAAGCTGATCAAGGCGGACATTGACAAGCTACGCTATGAGATGACATACAGTGATCAGACTGAAGGTGTGACCTCCCTCAACAAGTGGATCAGACATCGGAGGAGAGTGAACCTGGACAGTCTAacg GATACCCAGAGCTTATTCGGGGGACTCGGGATCTACTTGGCCTACACTGGACGCAGATTGAGGACTAAGGATGACATACATCTGCTCATGTACAGGAGCGAACTAGTG CACTGGATCCAGGAGAAGGACCAGGAGATGGACCGTGAGGCAGGGAAGCTGGAGGAGGTAAAGAAAGGAAAGGCTTCCTGGAGGAAAAGCTGTGGGGTGGCATGGAAGTACCTCAAAAGTGGCCTGCTCTATATCGTGGAATAA
- the LOC135339582 gene encoding uncharacterized protein LOC135339582, giving the protein MASDKKSKAVLRFHKSPVAINIRLKTTVTLTNWVRLNNAPLLLPRASAVQWNDYIFVLASDGTALLYHATNAMWSVLISCNETLPPEGPPPLALYKGEVITVSINGTVLCYSKRASQWKECPELKMDLKYSYIHSIAMMSDRNNLYVIMYYGSRSNPIYGSQACHVFSYSSGHSWEKISDMEAPRSITFKSAALAGSSLYIQSGKKIHKLAIEGLKTAELVPELSPAKKQKTEEFVQMTSPNMPPLKGSTLHAINNELFSFGGRDENNQPTSDVLRYNPDTDTWESAGYLRSARYNVAVANVEIDTKKEVFVLGGSFGSKSLQTPLKVHAPSTISSTTSSNDDWECSTSMMEKCVV; this is encoded by the coding sequence ATGGCTAGTGACAAAAAGTCTAAAGCGGTACTTCGTTTTCACAAATCACCAGTTGCAATCAACATAAGACTAAAGACAACAGTGACTCTGACCAACTGGGTACGCCTGAACAATGCCCCCCTCCTCCTACCGAGAGCATCAGCCGTCCAATGGAATGACTACATCTTTGTGCTAGCTAGTGATGGCACAGCATTGCTCTACCATGCTACAAATGCTATGTGGTCTGTTCTAATAAGCTGCAACGAAACACTGCCACCAGAAGGTCCCCCACCACTAGCCCTGTACAAAGGTGAAGTCATAACTGTATCCATCAATGGGACGGTGTTATGTTATAGTAAACGTGCAAGTCAGTGGAAGGAGTGTCCTGAGCTTAAAATGGATTTAAAATACAGCTACATTCACTCCATTGCAATGATGAGTGATAGAAACAACTTGTATGTTATCATGTACTATGGTAGCCGATCAAATCCAATTTATGGCTCTCAGGCATGCCATGTCTTTAGCTACAGCTCTGGTCATAGTTGGGAAAAGATCAGTGATATGGAAGCTCCACGCAGTATCACCTTTAAATCAGCAGCACTGGCTGGCTCTTCCCTATACATTCAATCAGGGAAAAAGATACACAAGCTAGCAATCGAAGGCTTGAAAACTGCCGAGCTGGTACCGGAGCTATCACCAGCAAAGAAACAAAAAACAGAAGAATTCGTGCAAATGACATCACCAAACATGCCTCCTTTAAAAGGATCAACTCTTCACGCCATTAACAACGAGCTATTCTCTTTCGGAGGGCGGGACGAGAACAACCAACCAACATCTGACGTGTTACGATATAACCCCGACACTGACACCTGGGAGAGTGCCGGCTACTTGAGGAGTGCTCGCTACAATGTTGCTGTGGCAAACGTTGAGATTGATACGAAGAAAGAAGTTTTTGTACTCGGAGGAAGCTTTGGGAGCAAGAGCTTACAGACACCGCTCAAGGTACATGCACCATCGACAATATCAAGCACGACATCATCGAACGATGATTGGGAATGTTCCACATCGATGATGGAGAAGTGTGTAGTATAG
- the LOC135339574 gene encoding uncharacterized protein LOC135339574 produces the protein MEDYSTHFQGTKVTLTNWVRLNNAPLLLPRASAVQWNDFVFVLASDDTALLYHRKHNIWSMLPKSPYSYFNLTPALTLHNGQILTMSANGEVSTFNPQLCRWAVLHDMRMEVGNRPRLLVSSNNILYSVVDFKTRVQQVQQEQGLHGGGLKLGRGPLGGVLPQNFGQQQASSRHTDSTVFLYNSKSKWVKINEIGSSPLKSAAVVDGTLFVLAGQDMFKLTLPAETKVAANPKLESNTKLATAAQTVTGLFSTQAGTRSPFGINAIPPQKVPRNQPVPQQVLQSATACASPMYAGSTLHAIKDTLFSFGGRDEDNQPTSDVLRYNPDTDTWESAGYMRSCRYNVAVATVQDTTMDVIVLGGSLGSSEHIMTQQVRPPSKPVVQDLFGNYGPQLVAPPSPSPPTWDNKTSIIEKCTVN, from the coding sequence ATGGAGGATTATAGTACCCACTTCCAGGGAACAAAAGTGACTCTGACCAACTGGGTACGCCTGAACAacgcccccctcctcctaCCAAGAGCATCAGCTGTCCAATGGAATGACTTCGTCTTTGTGCTAGCTAGTGACGATACAGCACTGCTCTACCACAGGAAACATAACATCTGGTCCATGCTGCCTAAGTCACCCTATAGCTACTTCAACCTCACCCCGGCCTTGACTCTCCATAATGGCCAGATTCTCACGATGTCTGCAAATGGAGAAGTATCCACGTTTAATCCCCAGCTGTGCCGGTGGGCAGTGCTTCATGACATGCGTATGGAAGTGGGCAACAGACCGAGACTCCTTGTCAGTTCCAACAACATTCTCTACTCTGTTGTTGACTTTAAAACACGAGTGCAGCAAGTGCAGCAAGAACAAGGCCTACATGGAGGAGGGCTAAAGCTAGGAAGAGGGCCGCTAGGAGGAGTGCTACCACAAAATTTCGGCCAACAACAAGCTTCCTCCAGACACACCGACAGCACTGTATTCTTGTACAACTCAAAATCTAAGTGGGTAAAAATCAATGAGATTGGATCCAGTCCTCTTAAATCTGCAGCAGTGGTTGATGGAACCTTATTTGTTCTAGCTGGACAAGATATGTTCAAATTGACTCTGCCAGCGGAAACAAAGGTGGCAGCAAATCCAAAACTAGAAAGTAACACAAAGCTAGCTACAGCAGCGCAAACAGTCACTGGGCTCTTTAGTACGCAAGCAGGAACAAGATCACCGTTTGGAATAAACGCCATTCCCCCCCAGAAAGTGCCTAGAAACCAACCAGTCCCACAACAAGTACTACAATCCGCGACAGCCTGTGCCAGTCCTATGTACGCGGGATCAACCCTCCACGCCATTAaagatactctcttctctttCGGAGGGCGGGACGAGGACAACCAACCAACATCTGACGTGTTACGATATAACCCCGACACTGACACCTGGGAGAGTGCCGGCTACATGAGGAGCTGTAGATACAATGTTGCTGTGGCAACCGTACAAGATACGACAATGGATGTGATTGTGCTAGGAGGCAGCCTCGGAAGCAGTGAGCATATCATGACGCAACAAGTGCGCCCTCCAAGTAAACCTGTAGTACAGGATTTATTTGGAAATTATGGTCCACAGTTGGTAGCCCCTCCATCTCCCTCCCCTCCTACCTGGGACAACAAGACCAGCATCATAGAGAAATGCACAGTCAACTAA